From Ascochyta rabiei chromosome 12, complete sequence, the proteins below share one genomic window:
- a CDS encoding 4-hydroxybenzoate polyprenyltransferase, with protein MASSFLLAGRCAARHHYSSSLPLPVHSHATWRRTLPSASRLPVRHQTQSAQLVAPKPSQKWRPTATSLARFSAPASSIATTAQDPMPKALPAYKPPTTGLVSYLPARAIPYAELMRLQAPVGTYYLFFPCLFSTLLAGTMAVPVAAPSAVLGTTALFLTGALVMRGAGCTINDLWDRNLDPHVERTRLRPLARKAVTPQQAIVFLGGQLFTGLAVLLSLPFECFWYATPSLILVTLYPLAKRVTYYPQFVLGLTFSWGAMMGFPALGIDLLANQAALTAAAFLYTSNIAWTVLYDMIYAHMDIKDDVKAGIKSIALKHENETKAVLSGLAVVQIGLLAASGFAAGLGPVFFIGSCGGAAFTLGTMIRRVKLKEVKDCWWWFVNGAFFTGGAISLGLAGEYAAHLLGWYNEEEKVKKQDLVEA; from the coding sequence ATGGCGCAGAACTCTGCCGTCAGCATCGCGGTTGCCTGTAAGGCATCAGACACAATCTGCACAGCTCGTTGCGCCGAAGCCTTCACAGAAATGGCGACCGACAGCAACAAGTCTCGCGCGTTTCTCGGCACCAGCTTCAAGTATAGCAACGACAGCACAGGATCCAATGCCTAAAGCCTTGCCAGCATACAAACCACCAACAACGGGCCTTGTTTCTTACCTCCCTGCAAGGGCCATCCCATATGCTGAGCTCATGCGACTTCAGGCACCTGTAGGGACATACTACCTCTTCTTCCCGTGTCTGTTCAGCACACTGCTGGCTGGCACAATGGCTGTACCCGTGGCTGCGCCGTCAGCCGTTCTTGGCACTACGGCATTGTTCCTTACCGGAGCACTCGTCATGAGGGGGGCTGGATGTACCATCAACGACCTCTGGGATCGCAATCTCGACCCTCACGTCGAACGCACACGACTACGTCCCCTTGCCAGGAAGGCAGTGACACCCCAACAGGCCATTGTCTTCCTCGGAGGCCAGCTTTTCACAGGTCTGGCCGTTTTGTTATCGCTGCCCTTCGAATGCTTCTGGTATGCCACGCCATCGCTCATCCTCGTCACTCTCTACCCGCTGGCAAAGCGTGTCACATATTACCCACAATTCGTCCTCGGCCTCACGTTCTCCTGGGGCGCCATGATGGGCTTTCCTGCGCTCGGTATCGACCTTCTTGCCAACCAAGCTGCACTCACTGCAGCTGCCTTTCTGTATACCAGTAACATCGCCTGGACAGTATTATATGATATGATCTATGCACACATGGACATCAAAGACGATGTCAAAGCTGGCATCAAAAGCATCGCGCTCAAGCATGAGAATGAGACAAAGGCAGTTCTATCGGGTCTTGCTGTTGTGCAAATTGGACTTCTAGCTGCATCTGGATTTGCCGCAGGGCTTGGTCCCGTCTTCTTCATTGGCTCTTGTGGAGGCGCAGCGTTCACACTGGGCACCATGATCCGGCGCGTCAAGCTCAAGGAGGTCAAGGATTGCTGGTGGTGGTTCGTCAATGGTGCATTCTTCACCGGAGGAGCTATCAGCCTGGGGCTTGCTGGCGAGTATGCTGCGCACTTACTTGGCTGGTACAACGAAGAAGAGAAGGTCAAGAAGCAAGATTTGGTGGAAGCTTAG